A part of Rattus rattus isolate New Zealand chromosome 6, Rrattus_CSIRO_v1, whole genome shotgun sequence genomic DNA contains:
- the LOC116903051 gene encoding uncharacterized protein LOC116903051 yields MPYKGKKATSKTAKRPRESSDSQSDDDVVHHNFPPRPEKHVIEISDEDSSSSDLDDQQARGSSLKMTRELHGDPKKSHLAKRKQYCQDVKTSIDTLNEKLVRIFKTQQRERKMLRSKYSKMFEPLFQQWEKDVMKVGQEEDSFVNSSHQRAGTMYNAMMAQKATIDEAKTVSDQFLKNVQALEDEHKVLDAIEQNKLESEMQSLKRKLETESQQQDLAAIESCLHSLFSEDNEED; encoded by the coding sequence ATGCCATACAAGGGGAAGAAGGCTACAAGCAAAACTGCGAAGCGCCCGAGGGAGTCTTCGGATTCTCAATCTGATGATGATGTTGTCCATCACAATTTTCCCCCCAGACCAGAAAAGCATGTGATTGAGATCAGTGATGAGGACAGTTCTTCATCAGACCTAGACGATCAGCAGGCAAGGGGGTCTTCTCTGAAGATGACACGAGAACTTCACGGTGACCCTAAAAAGTCTCACCTTGCAAAGAGAAAACAGTATTGCCAAGATGTAAAAACTTCTATCGACACCCTGAATGAAAAGCTTGTGCGTATTTTTAAAACGcaacaaagggaaaggaagatgcTTCGTTCCAAATATTCTAAGATGTTTGAGCCTTTGTTCCAACAATGGGAAAAGGATGTGATGAAAGTCGGACAAGAAGAAGACAGTTTTGTTAATTCATCCCACCAACGTGCAGGGACTATGTACAATGCTATGATGGCGCAGAAAGCGACCATTGATGAAGCAAAAACTGTATCTGATCAGTTTCTAAAGAATGTCCAAGCCCTTGAGGATGAGCACAAAGTTCTTGATGCTATTGAGCAAAACAAATTGGAAAGTGAAATGCAAAGCCTGAAGAGGAAACTTGAGACAGAAAGTCAACAACAGGACTTGGCAGCTATCGAATCATGTCTTCATTCTTTGTTCTCGGAGGATAATGAAGAAGATTAG